In the genome of Taurinivorans muris, one region contains:
- a CDS encoding DUF721 domain-containing protein: MRKKRQKVRRTSSPVALQDFCPELLKQYVKNPHQDILRQLWDNWDMVCPQEIIDLVKPYSYKGKVLYLGADNPLDLQETRMYYAELLERMNVFLEAYGLANYFERLEFSLIRGKKSLLEYKGIPKHLKNVFPPRPKRYGEKIDFHGMKSIERCYEAFCNRLDYEEKLKNTDN, translated from the coding sequence ATGAGAAAAAAACGACAAAAAGTAAGACGAACATCATCACCTGTTGCCTTGCAGGATTTTTGCCCTGAGCTTTTGAAACAATATGTGAAAAACCCGCATCAGGACATTTTGCGTCAGCTTTGGGATAATTGGGATATGGTTTGCCCGCAGGAAATCATTGATTTGGTGAAGCCGTATTCCTATAAGGGAAAAGTTCTTTATCTCGGAGCGGATAATCCTCTGGATTTGCAGGAAACCCGCATGTATTATGCTGAACTGCTCGAAAGAATGAATGTTTTTCTGGAGGCTTATGGTTTGGCGAATTATTTTGAACGGCTTGAGTTTTCACTTATCCGAGGCAAAAAATCGTTGCTTGAATATAAGGGAATACCCAAGCATTTAAAAAACGTTTTTCCCCCAAGACCGAAGCGTTACGGAGAGAAAATCGATTTTCACGGCATGAAAAGCATAGAACGGTGTTATGAAGCTTTTTGTAACCGGCTGGATTATGAGGAGAAACTAAAGAATACGGATAACTGA
- a CDS encoding vitamin B12-dependent ribonucleotide reductase encodes MIQKPKNLAPANISENAELVLSKRYYRKDSDGNCIETASDLFWRVASAIAEEEKKYAKSNYQPEELAEKFYSVMTNGYFLPNSPTLMNAGSPLGQLSACFVLPVGDSIEEIFDAIKYAAMIHKSGGGTGFSFSNIRSKDSRVGTTGGVASGPVSFLRIFNTATEQIKQGGTRRGANMGILRIDHPDIMEFIRAKEQEGEFVNFNLSVALTEKFMEAVEKGEDYDLIDPHSGAARGTLNAKEVFDILVNKAWISGDPGIVFLDRINRDNPTPQQGEMQSTNPCGEQPLLPYEACNLGSINLSKFVIPNKTSDNKEEAVDWDSLKEIIHLSVRFLDNVIDASKFPLEKIAEKVRTNRKIGLGVMGFADMLFALELPYNSEEALQLAEKIMEFIQTEGHNASRQLAEERGAFPAFSESIYKDGKPLRNATVTTIAPTGTLSIIAGCSSGVEPIFALAFARHVMDGERLVEVNPYFENALKSCDLYTNELMDAVTNVGSIASFDFLPQHIRDTFVTAMDISAEAHLRMQAAFQKYTDNAVSKTVNLPNNATIQDIDRIYRLAYTLGCKGVTVYRDGCKSGQVLNIGSKKEEKQNQNPQTVSIVRQRPDIVDGFTQKVKTGLGVLYLTVNEIDGQPFEVFTTIGKSGRSITAKAEAIGRLVSLCFRSGVPVRDVVQQLKGIGGEHPVFQKKGILLSIPDAIAWVLENRYLKGETPVPATKDQDLQNPSCPECGSEMTFQEGCHICQNCGYSRCG; translated from the coding sequence ATGATACAGAAACCAAAAAATTTAGCTCCTGCGAATATTTCTGAAAATGCGGAGCTCGTACTTTCAAAACGTTATTATCGTAAAGACAGTGACGGAAATTGTATTGAAACAGCTTCTGATTTATTTTGGCGCGTTGCTTCAGCCATTGCAGAAGAAGAAAAAAAATATGCAAAATCAAATTATCAGCCTGAAGAATTGGCGGAAAAATTTTATTCCGTCATGACGAACGGGTATTTTCTGCCAAACTCCCCGACCCTCATGAATGCGGGTTCGCCTTTGGGACAGCTGTCTGCCTGCTTTGTTCTGCCTGTCGGCGATTCCATTGAAGAAATCTTCGACGCAATCAAATATGCCGCAATGATTCACAAATCAGGCGGCGGCACCGGTTTTTCCTTTTCAAATATCCGCTCAAAAGATTCACGTGTGGGCACAACAGGCGGAGTTGCTTCCGGTCCTGTCTCTTTTTTACGTATTTTCAACACAGCTACGGAACAAATCAAACAAGGCGGCACCCGCCGCGGCGCGAATATGGGCATTTTGCGCATCGACCACCCCGACATCATGGAATTTATCCGCGCAAAAGAGCAGGAAGGGGAATTTGTCAACTTCAACCTTTCCGTCGCCCTTACGGAAAAATTCATGGAAGCTGTTGAAAAAGGCGAAGATTATGACCTTATCGACCCTCATTCAGGAGCCGCCAGGGGCACATTGAACGCAAAAGAAGTTTTTGATATTTTAGTCAATAAGGCATGGATCAGCGGTGATCCCGGCATTGTTTTCCTTGACAGGATCAACCGTGACAATCCGACCCCGCAGCAAGGGGAAATGCAATCCACAAACCCCTGCGGTGAGCAGCCTCTTCTTCCTTATGAAGCCTGCAACCTGGGTTCGATCAATCTTTCAAAGTTTGTTATCCCCAATAAGACAAGCGACAATAAAGAAGAAGCCGTTGACTGGGACAGCCTGAAAGAAATCATTCATCTTTCCGTCCGTTTTTTGGATAACGTTATCGACGCCTCTAAATTCCCTCTTGAAAAAATTGCGGAAAAAGTACGGACCAACCGTAAAATAGGGTTAGGCGTCATGGGCTTTGCGGATATGCTCTTCGCCCTTGAACTTCCCTATAATTCCGAAGAAGCGCTTCAACTTGCCGAAAAAATTATGGAATTTATCCAAACGGAAGGGCACAACGCTTCCCGACAATTGGCAGAGGAAAGAGGCGCGTTTCCGGCATTTTCGGAATCCATATACAAAGACGGCAAACCTCTCCGCAATGCAACCGTAACAACCATAGCCCCAACCGGAACGCTTTCCATCATCGCAGGCTGTTCTTCCGGGGTGGAACCGATTTTCGCCCTTGCTTTCGCCCGCCATGTCATGGACGGCGAACGGCTTGTGGAAGTGAACCCGTATTTTGAAAACGCCTTGAAATCCTGTGATTTATATACGAACGAGCTTATGGACGCCGTGACCAATGTCGGTTCTATCGCAAGTTTCGACTTTCTGCCTCAGCATATCAGGGATACTTTTGTCACTGCGATGGATATTTCGGCAGAAGCCCATCTCAGAATGCAAGCCGCTTTCCAAAAATATACTGACAATGCGGTCTCAAAAACGGTGAACCTGCCCAATAACGCCACAATCCAGGATATCGACCGTATTTACAGACTTGCTTACACGCTGGGCTGCAAAGGCGTCACTGTCTACCGTGACGGCTGCAAATCAGGACAAGTTTTAAACATTGGCAGCAAAAAAGAAGAAAAACAAAATCAAAATCCGCAAACCGTAAGCATTGTCCGTCAACGCCCCGATATTGTTGACGGTTTTACCCAAAAAGTAAAAACGGGACTTGGCGTTTTATACCTGACTGTCAATGAAATCGACGGGCAACCTTTTGAAGTTTTTACAACAATCGGAAAATCCGGTCGTTCCATTACGGCAAAGGCGGAGGCGATCGGACGCCTTGTTTCCCTTTGTTTCCGTTCAGGCGTTCCGGTGCGTGACGTCGTACAGCAGCTCAAAGGTATCGGCGGCGAACACCCTGTTTTTCAAAAGAAAGGAATTTTACTTTCCATACCTGACGCCATTGCTTGGGTGCTTGAAAACAGATATTTAAAAGGAGAAACTCCTGTTCCCGCAACCAAAGACCAAGATCTGCAAAATCCATCCTGTCCGGAATGCGGTTCAGAAATGACATTCCAAGAAGGCTGCCATATCTGCCAAAATTGCGGATACAGTCGCTGCGGCTAA
- a CDS encoding dynamin family protein, whose protein sequence is MENKTKNLMPQLPDFSKEIANSEKFLAANPEKKEDVLLLLFALLYQNQNSNSFEAYNFLFALLEKIFPRLEAYTFAKFHFALVTAPQHQEKFLSRFQSLFSASEKQKLLTELEQSPFFNSPKNKELLQRLHEDPEHTSHEKKSLPGLLSLPQKQLHSISKQLKENIPFKFTHTETLTSPLTDFQKSLQEFFEPFYPVLNRDKTLQQELENFLQTLKNQKYHIVIAGEGKRGKSSLINALLKQNISLVEESIPKTAVPIEFYFSETEEYHVEFLEEKDLAKQKKSYALQGLFQKKEFPASFSFGKKIKIKKQQLADYTDADGKFAQQTAKAFIGLNNELLAQGFCLSDTPGLNCVNSFHDYLTYKESLQADCLIFIVDARKPDSASELGFLREITAKSRAINLLGVISNLDRLNKQEKSQNSIDRANLLFQEAAQHNAIKFLGLYPLNPKALMEHFCFQKSLSAGELQNWNNFLDSIVQAIQNDTNMVEYQQKISDNAEKLLRRIEQNLEKNQKEITQIYPNNFIQILEKHEQSLIVALEKYRTQATQISKSAEKDILTWQKQQEEALDLFEEKFIQTIQLKTREFADTLGSDIAKSDKWKEFDQKEAKELARTLVQDFVRKQEEQLQLWEEKIKIFHKDIHMLSNECLETISSGVHTMGDIKLESTTLNNVLIQGNLKMKQLSLFLAGAGSAFILSTSFFNLITVGSIALAFLGDPISISGLVLTGIGAITLHFQGDIQKHKKNILEKKQKKIEAWAKKIRTALEEAIQEKQDEICRQYQTIIQQSFLPSFELLFSETIHIHWYNEFLKHLNENANTEKQNNRKSLEKARHFLTS, encoded by the coding sequence ATGGAAAATAAAACAAAAAATCTCATGCCTCAGCTTCCCGATTTTTCAAAAGAAATTGCAAATTCTGAAAAATTTTTAGCTGCCAATCCGGAAAAAAAAGAAGACGTGTTGCTTTTGCTTTTCGCTCTTCTGTACCAAAATCAAAACAGCAATTCTTTTGAAGCCTATAATTTTTTATTCGCCTTATTGGAAAAAATTTTCCCACGCTTGGAAGCGTATACGTTTGCAAAATTCCATTTCGCCTTAGTCACCGCACCGCAGCATCAAGAAAAATTCTTATCCCGGTTCCAAAGCCTTTTTTCGGCAAGTGAAAAACAAAAACTCTTAACAGAACTTGAACAAAGCCCATTTTTCAATTCCCCGAAAAATAAAGAACTTCTGCAACGCCTGCACGAAGATCCGGAACACACATCCCATGAAAAAAAATCCCTGCCCGGCTTGCTTTCCCTGCCGCAAAAACAGCTGCACTCCATTTCAAAGCAGCTAAAAGAAAATATTCCTTTTAAATTCACGCATACAGAAACGCTCACTTCTCCGCTTACGGATTTCCAAAAATCCCTGCAAGAATTTTTTGAGCCTTTTTATCCCGTTCTGAACCGTGACAAAACCTTGCAGCAAGAACTTGAAAATTTTTTACAAACATTGAAAAATCAAAAATACCACATAGTTATTGCTGGCGAAGGAAAAAGAGGAAAAAGTTCGCTCATCAACGCCCTTTTGAAACAAAATATAAGCTTAGTCGAAGAATCCATTCCTAAAACGGCTGTTCCCATTGAATTTTATTTTAGTGAAACTGAAGAATATCATGTTGAATTTCTTGAAGAAAAAGATTTGGCAAAACAGAAGAAAAGCTATGCCCTGCAAGGACTTTTTCAAAAAAAAGAATTTCCCGCCTCTTTCAGTTTCGGTAAAAAAATAAAAATCAAAAAACAGCAATTAGCCGATTATACGGATGCTGACGGCAAATTCGCACAGCAAACGGCAAAAGCTTTCATCGGGCTTAATAACGAACTGCTTGCCCAAGGCTTTTGCCTCAGCGACACTCCCGGACTGAACTGCGTTAACTCTTTCCACGATTATTTGACGTACAAAGAAAGTTTGCAGGCGGACTGCCTTATTTTCATTGTGGATGCAAGAAAACCGGATTCCGCCAGCGAACTCGGTTTCTTACGTGAAATCACCGCTAAAAGCAGAGCCATTAACCTGCTTGGGGTAATAAGCAATCTTGACAGACTGAACAAACAAGAAAAAAGCCAAAACAGCATCGACAGGGCTAACCTTCTTTTTCAGGAAGCCGCACAACACAACGCCATCAAATTTTTAGGGCTTTATCCTCTGAACCCGAAAGCACTCATGGAGCATTTTTGCTTTCAAAAAAGCCTTTCCGCCGGTGAACTGCAAAACTGGAACAACTTTCTCGACAGCATTGTGCAGGCAATTCAAAATGACACCAATATGGTTGAATATCAGCAAAAAATCAGCGACAATGCCGAAAAATTACTCCGGCGTATCGAACAGAATTTGGAAAAAAATCAAAAAGAAATTACACAGATTTATCCCAATAACTTTATTCAGATATTGGAAAAACACGAACAATCCCTGATTGTTGCTTTGGAAAAATATCGCACGCAGGCAACACAAATTTCCAAAAGTGCAGAAAAAGATATTTTAACTTGGCAAAAACAGCAGGAAGAAGCTCTTGATTTGTTTGAAGAAAAATTTATTCAAACCATACAATTAAAAACCCGTGAATTTGCGGACACCTTAGGTTCCGATATTGCAAAAAGCGACAAATGGAAAGAATTTGACCAAAAAGAAGCCAAGGAACTCGCCAGGACACTTGTTCAGGATTTTGTCCGGAAGCAAGAGGAACAATTACAGCTCTGGGAAGAAAAAATCAAAATTTTCCATAAGGATATCCATATGCTGTCCAATGAATGCCTTGAAACGATTTCTTCCGGCGTGCATACCATGGGCGATATAAAGCTTGAAAGCACAACGCTCAATAATGTGCTTATCCAAGGAAACCTCAAAATGAAACAACTTTCCCTCTTTTTAGCGGGAGCGGGAAGCGCGTTCATCCTCTCAACCTCATTTTTCAATCTTATCACAGTCGGCAGTATCGCTTTGGCGTTTTTGGGCGACCCCATCAGCATTTCCGGTTTGGTTTTAACGGGAATAGGAGCAATTACCCTGCATTTTCAAGGAGATATACAAAAACACAAGAAAAATATCTTGGAAAAGAAACAAAAAAAGATTGAAGCATGGGCAAAAAAAATCCGCACAGCCTTGGAAGAAGCTATTCAGGAAAAGCAGGATGAAATTTGCAGACAATATCAGACAATCATACAACAGAGTTTTCTTCCCTCTTTCGAGCTTCTTTTTTCAGAAACCATACATATTCACTGGTATAATGAATTTTTAAAACATCTGAACGAAAACGCAAATACGGAAAAACAGAACAATCGAAAATCCCTTGAAAAAGCAAGACATTTCTTAACTTCCTGA
- a CDS encoding efflux RND transporter permease subunit, with the protein MARFFIHHPIFAWVLAIITMLSGVLALFLLPVAQYPEVAPPTISIQATYLGASASTTEETVTQVLEQNITGVDNMIYMKSTSDSNGIANISVSFLQGTDSDIAQVQVQNKIQTAISSLPESVQRLGVRIDKGNSNMLMVIALVCKDGSLDSVDLADYMGSYIKDQISRLPGVGSVNLFGDEYAMRIWLDPQRLYDYNMSASDVVAAISAQNAQVTAGQLGSLPAEENAQINVVIKGQNLLQSVEEFENILLRVDSEGRSVFLKDVARVEIGSASYNTTSQLTLNSSGAMGISLASGSNALDTAKVVNAKLDELRQFLPDNMELLVPYDTTPPITASVENVVHTLFEAIVLVFLIMYLFLQNIRATIIPTIAVPVVLLGTFAILLVLGFSVNTLSLFAMVLAIGLLVDDAIVVVENVERLMATEKLGPVEAAEKSMEQVSGALIGIVAVLCAVFLPMAFLSGSTGGIYRQFSVTIVTAMLMSLAVAIVFTPALCATILKPHAEEKKVGKFFVWFNDKFDTFTNFYYTKVVSLLRQARKMLFAYGLILAALITMYLNLPTSFLPDEDAGIVIGIVSLPPNSTQAQTLAVLEDMEKYAMENEGDILKNIIVVAGYGMGAQGQNVGVAFISLKDWSERPDKDQSVFAFANRMSARFANDLRGSIFIMVPPAIIELGTSTGFTLELQDNAGLGHEKLIAARNQLMAAAFQNPKIAYVRPTGQEDNVQYEITFDYQKAASLGLSVNEISTNLAIFLGGYYINDFIDRGRIKKVYAQVDSPFRMTPDDLLHLSFRNNQGKMVPFSSIAHVQWVQGAAMLERYNGISSVEIQGVGVPGVTTGEAMAIMEEEVAKLGEGFGLSWTGMSYEEVQAGNQTSIVLAISILVVFLALAALYESWTIPFSVILIVPIGVLGAVLGTFILGLSNDIYFQVGLLATMGLSAKNAIMVVEFAKEIMEKEGKSYRAAAAEAARLRIRPILMTSLAFGLGVIPLLLSSGAGAASQLAVGGAVFFGTVTATALGIFFIPTFFAVVAIAVGLLFKKISVRELLKD; encoded by the coding sequence ATGGCACGCTTTTTTATCCATCACCCTATTTTTGCGTGGGTGCTTGCCATTATCACCATGCTTTCAGGGGTGTTAGCATTATTCCTTTTGCCGGTAGCCCAGTATCCCGAAGTCGCGCCGCCGACTATTTCCATTCAGGCAACCTATTTGGGCGCGTCCGCAAGCACGACCGAAGAAACGGTCACGCAGGTTTTGGAACAGAACATCACAGGGGTTGATAACATGATTTACATGAAGTCAACTTCCGATTCCAACGGGATAGCCAATATCAGCGTTTCTTTCCTGCAAGGCACGGATTCCGATATCGCGCAGGTTCAAGTGCAGAATAAAATTCAGACCGCTATCAGTTCTTTGCCGGAATCTGTCCAGCGTTTGGGTGTGCGCATTGATAAAGGCAACTCCAACATGCTCATGGTTATCGCTTTGGTTTGTAAGGACGGTTCTCTTGATTCCGTTGACCTTGCTGACTATATGGGGTCCTATATCAAGGACCAGATCAGCCGTTTGCCGGGGGTCGGCAGCGTGAACCTTTTCGGTGACGAATATGCTATGCGTATTTGGCTTGATCCTCAAAGATTGTATGATTACAATATGTCCGCATCCGATGTTGTCGCGGCAATTTCAGCACAGAACGCCCAAGTTACCGCCGGACAGTTGGGTTCATTGCCGGCGGAAGAAAATGCGCAGATCAACGTTGTCATCAAAGGGCAAAACCTTTTACAATCCGTTGAAGAATTTGAAAATATTTTGCTTCGTGTCGATTCCGAAGGACGAAGCGTATTTTTGAAAGACGTGGCCCGGGTTGAAATCGGCAGTGCCAGCTACAACACCACTTCGCAGCTGACGCTCAACAGTTCCGGTGCCATGGGGATTTCTTTGGCATCAGGCTCCAATGCTCTTGACACTGCAAAAGTCGTGAATGCGAAATTGGATGAACTCCGCCAATTTTTACCTGATAATATGGAACTTCTCGTTCCTTACGATACAACGCCGCCTATCACGGCTTCCGTGGAAAACGTCGTGCATACGCTTTTTGAAGCTATCGTGCTTGTTTTTCTTATCATGTATCTGTTCCTGCAGAATATTCGGGCGACTATCATTCCCACTATCGCCGTTCCCGTTGTTTTGCTGGGCACGTTCGCTATCTTGCTTGTTCTCGGTTTTTCCGTCAATACGCTCAGTCTGTTCGCCATGGTTTTGGCTATCGGCTTGCTTGTTGACGACGCTATCGTTGTTGTTGAAAACGTGGAACGGCTTATGGCGACGGAAAAATTGGGACCTGTCGAAGCTGCGGAAAAATCCATGGAGCAAGTGTCCGGCGCATTGATCGGTATTGTTGCCGTGCTTTGTGCGGTGTTCCTGCCCATGGCGTTTTTAAGCGGTTCGACGGGGGGTATTTATCGGCAGTTTTCCGTAACCATCGTGACGGCGATGCTGATGTCCTTGGCTGTTGCGATTGTTTTTACGCCTGCGCTTTGCGCCACGATTTTGAAACCGCATGCGGAAGAGAAAAAGGTCGGCAAGTTTTTTGTTTGGTTTAATGATAAATTCGATACGTTTACCAATTTCTATTATACAAAAGTCGTCAGTTTGCTGCGGCAAGCCAGAAAAATGCTTTTTGCCTACGGTTTAATCCTTGCGGCGCTTATCACCATGTATTTGAATTTGCCCACAAGCTTTTTGCCCGATGAGGATGCCGGCATCGTTATCGGCATCGTTTCTTTGCCGCCAAACAGCACGCAAGCGCAAACCCTTGCCGTTCTTGAAGATATGGAAAAGTATGCCATGGAAAACGAAGGGGATATTTTAAAGAATATCATTGTTGTTGCGGGTTATGGCATGGGAGCTCAGGGACAGAACGTCGGTGTGGCGTTCATTTCCTTAAAGGATTGGTCGGAGCGTCCTGACAAGGATCAGTCTGTTTTTGCTTTTGCAAACAGGATGAGCGCCCGTTTTGCCAATGACCTGCGCGGTTCTATTTTTATCATGGTTCCTCCTGCCATTATCGAGCTTGGGACAAGCACAGGGTTTACTTTGGAATTGCAGGATAACGCAGGGCTTGGGCATGAAAAACTCATTGCTGCGAGAAATCAGCTCATGGCGGCGGCTTTCCAAAATCCCAAAATCGCTTATGTCCGTCCTACCGGGCAGGAAGATAACGTGCAGTATGAAATCACCTTTGACTATCAGAAGGCTGCCAGTTTGGGGCTTTCTGTCAATGAAATCAGCACGAATCTTGCTATTTTTCTCGGCGGTTATTATATTAATGACTTTATCGACAGGGGACGTATCAAGAAAGTATATGCCCAAGTCGACAGTCCTTTCAGAATGACTCCCGATGACCTTTTGCATTTGAGCTTTAGGAATAACCAAGGCAAAATGGTTCCGTTTTCTTCCATCGCCCATGTTCAGTGGGTGCAGGGGGCAGCTATGCTGGAGCGGTATAATGGTATTTCCAGCGTTGAAATTCAAGGTGTGGGTGTTCCCGGCGTTACAACCGGGGAAGCTATGGCTATCATGGAAGAAGAAGTGGCGAAACTTGGCGAAGGTTTCGGTTTGAGCTGGACCGGCATGAGCTATGAAGAAGTTCAGGCGGGCAACCAGACAAGTATCGTTCTTGCCATTTCCATTTTGGTTGTTTTTCTTGCCCTTGCCGCTTTGTATGAAAGCTGGACAATTCCGTTTTCCGTTATTTTGATTGTGCCTATCGGGGTTTTGGGAGCTGTGTTGGGAACATTTATTTTAGGTCTTTCCAATGATATTTATTTCCAAGTCGGACTTCTTGCCACAATGGGACTTTCGGCGAAAAACGCAATCATGGTTGTTGAATTTGCAAAAGAAATCATGGAAAAAGAAGGAAAGAGTTACCGGGCTGCGGCGGCAGAAGCCGCAAGGCTTCGTATCCGTCCGATTCTGATGACTTCCTTGGCTTTTGGGCTTGGGGTTATTCCGCTTCTGTTATCTTCCGGTGCAGGTGCGGCGAGCCAGCTTGCCGTCGGCGGAGCGGTATTTTTCGGTACGGTGACAGCAACGGCTCTTGGTATTTTCTTTATTCCGACATTCTTCGCTGTTGTCGCCATTGCTGTCGGGCTCTTATTCAAGAAAATATCCGTGCGTGAGTTGCTTAAGGATTAA
- a CDS encoding efflux RND transporter periplasmic adaptor subunit: MCFNLKQILMCGVALLALTACGDSSNQQERQRPATVVGVVNVKARPVILYSEMPGRTLAYETAEVRPEVTGIIRERVYQEGAFVNKGDVLYHIDDEMYKASYEGAKANLAKAEAAVTLTQLKERRMSELRKKNAISQQDYDEARASYLQANADLQSAKAAVQTAKINLDRTEISAPLSGLISKSSVSVGTLVSNNQMTALATIYQIDPMNVDLTESVEKLVKAKRQNDLGTDEEASRNLQNLNVPVKLLFDNGKEYSQVGKLEFVDVGVDVNTSTMTLRASFANPKYHLMPGMFVRAKVQIGVDEYALLIPQKAVLRDNRGNAYVFIAEGLSPNQTVSKEAPAKAKSVRKFVTLGDTYGENWLVTEGLKDGDSVILEGIQKVTDNGDLNVIKINDINIPKDADYLVENSMKKNEIATTVAESTGGNA; this comes from the coding sequence ATGTGTTTTAATTTAAAACAAATATTGATGTGCGGTGTCGCATTGCTCGCACTGACCGCCTGCGGCGATTCCAGCAACCAGCAAGAAAGGCAGCGTCCGGCAACCGTTGTCGGGGTTGTGAATGTTAAAGCCCGCCCCGTTATCTTATACAGTGAAATGCCGGGGCGTACCCTTGCTTACGAAACAGCGGAAGTCCGTCCCGAAGTAACCGGCATTATCCGGGAAAGAGTGTATCAGGAGGGGGCTTTTGTCAATAAAGGCGATGTGCTTTACCATATCGATGATGAAATGTATAAAGCAAGTTACGAAGGGGCGAAGGCGAATCTTGCCAAGGCGGAAGCCGCAGTCACCCTGACGCAGCTAAAAGAACGCAGAATGAGTGAATTGCGCAAGAAAAATGCAATCAGCCAGCAAGATTATGATGAGGCGAGAGCTTCTTATTTACAGGCGAATGCTGATTTGCAGTCAGCGAAAGCGGCTGTCCAGACGGCGAAAATCAATCTTGACAGAACGGAAATTTCCGCACCTCTCAGCGGATTGATCAGTAAATCAAGTGTTTCTGTCGGAACGCTTGTTTCCAACAATCAAATGACAGCTCTTGCGACCATTTATCAAATCGACCCTATGAATGTGGATTTAACGGAATCCGTTGAAAAACTTGTCAAAGCGAAAAGACAAAATGATTTAGGCACGGACGAGGAAGCTTCCCGAAATCTGCAAAATTTAAATGTTCCTGTGAAACTGCTTTTTGACAACGGCAAAGAATATTCCCAAGTCGGTAAATTGGAATTTGTGGACGTCGGCGTTGATGTGAACACTTCAACAATGACGCTGCGCGCTTCTTTCGCCAACCCCAAATATCATCTCATGCCCGGAATGTTCGTGCGGGCGAAAGTGCAGATCGGCGTTGATGAATATGCCCTTTTAATTCCGCAAAAAGCGGTTCTCCGCGATAACAGGGGAAATGCCTATGTTTTTATCGCTGAAGGCTTATCCCCAAACCAAACCGTGAGCAAAGAAGCTCCTGCAAAAGCGAAGTCCGTCCGTAAATTTGTCACGTTAGGGGATACCTATGGTGAAAACTGGCTTGTTACGGAAGGACTGAAAGACGGTGACAGCGTTATTTTGGAAGGCATTCAAAAAGTTACGGATAACGGGGATCTTAATGTCATTAAGATAAACGATATCAATATTCCGAAAGATGCTGATTACTTAGTGGAAAATTCAATGAAAAAAAATGAAATAGCGACAACTGTCGCTGAAAGTACCGGAGGCAATGCATAA
- a CDS encoding LexA family protein: protein MKFSKNLEIIGCAEHAADTEKKEKLPLYLSAVEAGFPSPADDYIDNEINLHDFLVRNKNATFFLKAHGESMLGAGIHDGDLLIVDRSVEAGHNKIVIAAIDGELTVKRLLRRPRAAVLAPENPLYPEIDIIDKEHVHIWGVVTFSIHSTQ, encoded by the coding sequence ATGAAATTCTCAAAAAATTTAGAAATCATAGGCTGTGCGGAACATGCCGCCGACACGGAGAAAAAAGAAAAACTTCCTCTTTATCTTTCCGCCGTAGAAGCCGGCTTTCCCTCCCCTGCGGACGACTATATAGATAACGAAATCAATTTGCACGATTTTTTGGTCCGCAATAAGAATGCGACATTTTTTCTCAAAGCCCACGGAGAATCCATGCTCGGCGCAGGCATTCACGACGGGGATCTGCTCATTGTCGACCGTTCCGTTGAAGCGGGTCATAATAAAATCGTAATCGCCGCCATTGACGGAGAGCTTACGGTCAAACGCCTTTTGCGCCGCCCCCGTGCCGCAGTCCTCGCGCCGGAAAATCCCCTTTATCCGGAAATAGACATCATCGATAAAGAACATGTTCACATTTGGGGCGTTGTTACGTTCTCCATCCACAGCACACAATGA